One genomic window of Kaistia geumhonensis includes the following:
- a CDS encoding phytoene/squalene synthase family protein — translation MDAFAYAADELRRDDRERFLADLFAPEAERRHLFALHAFNLDVARVREKVRDPLPGEVRLQWWRDLIEGKPHGDAAGNPLAAALIETISLAGLPRAALVNLIDARVFDLYDDPMPSVTDLEGYAGETASALIQCGAMILVGGRDPKSADAAGHAGVAQAITGLLRALPWHARRRQLYLPADLMAKHGAKAEDVFAGKLTPEVAAVLADLRALARSHLARSRALIPALDRAVLPAFLPVALVETLLAIMEKRGFDALNQPAELPQWRTQWLLWRAARRGNV, via the coding sequence ATGGACGCCTTCGCCTATGCCGCCGACGAGCTGCGCCGCGACGACCGCGAGCGCTTTCTCGCCGACCTCTTCGCCCCCGAGGCCGAACGACGGCATCTCTTCGCCCTTCACGCCTTCAATCTCGACGTGGCGCGGGTGCGCGAGAAGGTGCGCGATCCGTTGCCGGGCGAGGTGCGGCTGCAATGGTGGCGCGATCTCATCGAGGGCAAGCCGCATGGCGACGCCGCCGGCAACCCGCTGGCCGCCGCGCTGATCGAGACGATCTCGCTGGCCGGCCTGCCGCGCGCCGCGCTCGTCAACCTCATCGATGCGCGGGTGTTCGACCTCTATGACGACCCGATGCCGAGCGTCACCGATCTCGAGGGCTATGCCGGCGAGACGGCGTCGGCGCTCATCCAGTGCGGCGCGATGATCCTCGTCGGCGGGCGCGATCCGAAGAGCGCCGATGCCGCGGGCCATGCCGGCGTCGCGCAGGCGATCACCGGGCTGCTGCGCGCCCTCCCCTGGCATGCGCGGCGGCGGCAGCTCTATCTCCCTGCGGATCTCATGGCGAAGCATGGCGCGAAGGCCGAGGACGTCTTCGCAGGAAAACTGACTCCCGAAGTCGCGGCCGTGCTTGCCGATCTCCGCGCCCTCGCGCGCAGCCATCTCGCCAGGTCCCGCGCGCTGATCCCCGCGCTCGACCGCGCCGTGCTGCCGGCTTTCCTGCCGGTCGCGCTCGTGGAAACACTCCTCGCGATCATGGAAAAGCGCGGCTTCGATGCGCTCAACCAGCCGGCCGAGCTGCCGCAATGGCGCACGCAATGGCTGCTCTGGCGTGCGGCGCGGCGCGGCAACGTCTAG
- the yajC gene encoding preprotein translocase subunit YajC yields MFISQAYAQAAGAAAPGGMEMLIQFVPFIFVFAIMWFLMIRPQRQRAKQHQEMIKNVRRGDTIVMTGGLIGKIARVVDDGELLLEVGENVRVRVSRAAIADVRAKGEPVKEGE; encoded by the coding sequence ATGTTCATCAGCCAGGCCTACGCACAAGCCGCAGGCGCCGCCGCGCCGGGCGGCATGGAAATGCTGATCCAGTTCGTCCCGTTCATCTTCGTCTTCGCCATCATGTGGTTCCTGATGATCCGTCCGCAGCGTCAGCGGGCGAAGCAGCATCAGGAGATGATCAAGAACGTCCGCCGCGGTGACACGATCGTGATGACCGGCGGCCTCATCGGCAAGATTGCCCGCGTCGTCGACGATGGCGAGCTCCTGCTCGAAGTCGGCGAGAATGTCCGCGTGCGCGTCTCGCGTGCCGCCATCGCCGATGTGCGCGCCAAGGGCGAGCCGGTCAAGGAAGGCGAGTAA
- a CDS encoding ATP-binding protein, protein MGDVTSDTGLSAIASRLDRLIALIERAVPAPRPPFDLDVADAFVWHAASASLQPVPRVNRVAMALLKGVDRVRDILVDNTERFARGLPANNVLLWGARGMGKSSLVKAAQAEVNRDPARLPGGHPVKLIEIHREDIDSLPELMSLLRGSERRVILFCDDLSFDNDDTSYKSLKAALDGGVEGRPDNVVFYATSNRRHLLPRDMMENERSTAINPHEAVEEKVSLSDRFGLWLGFHKCSQDDYLAMVHGYAAHFGLDVDQAELDRDALEWATTRGARSGRVAWQFITDLAGRLGVPIAG, encoded by the coding sequence ATGGGAGACGTCACGAGCGACACCGGCCTTTCCGCCATCGCAAGCCGCCTCGACCGGCTCATCGCGCTCATCGAGCGGGCCGTGCCCGCGCCACGCCCGCCTTTCGACCTCGACGTCGCCGACGCCTTCGTCTGGCATGCGGCCAGCGCCAGCCTGCAGCCGGTCCCGCGCGTCAACCGCGTCGCCATGGCCCTGCTGAAGGGCGTCGACCGCGTGCGCGACATCCTCGTCGACAATACGGAGCGCTTCGCGCGCGGCCTGCCGGCCAACAATGTGCTCCTCTGGGGCGCGCGGGGCATGGGCAAGAGCTCGCTGGTCAAGGCGGCGCAGGCCGAGGTCAACCGCGATCCCGCGCGTCTCCCCGGCGGCCATCCGGTCAAGCTGATCGAGATCCACCGCGAGGATATCGACAGCCTGCCCGAGCTCATGAGCCTCCTGCGCGGCAGCGAGCGCCGCGTGATCCTCTTCTGCGACGATCTCTCCTTCGACAACGACGACACCTCCTACAAGTCGCTGAAGGCGGCGCTGGACGGCGGCGTCGAGGGCCGGCCGGACAATGTCGTCTTCTACGCGACCTCGAACCGGCGCCACCTGCTGCCGCGCGACATGATGGAGAACGAGCGCTCGACGGCGATCAATCCGCACGAGGCGGTGGAGGAGAAGGTCTCGTTGTCCGATCGCTTCGGCCTCTGGCTCGGCTTCCACAAATGCAGCCAGGACGATTATCTCGCCATGGTGCATGGCTATGCCGCGCATTTCGGCCTCGATGTCGATCAGGCCGAACTCGACCGCGATGCGCTGGAATGGGCGACCACCCGCGGCGCCCGCTCCGGCCGCGTCGCCTGGCAGTTCATCACCGACCTCGCGGGAAGGCTCGGCGTTCCGATCGCCGGCTGA
- the secD gene encoding protein translocase subunit SecD, producing the protein MLHFSRWKMIAILAVVLVGILAAVPNLFSKETVDSWPSWMPKRQLVLGLDLQGGAYLLYEVDRQDYVQRRLRTLVSEIRTAMLEDPRIGYSGLGVQGQGVQLRIRDLSQLDLVRQRLEPLRNPLSNSLLGGTAVNEFDLSVGSDGLVQMTYSQAGLTQRVRSIVDQSIEVIARRIDQLGTVEPSIQRQGEDRILVEAPGLGDPERLKNLVGQTAQLTFHLVDGSFQTGQAEPQRKPGTIVLPALDSPGVNYILEEAPLLTGEDLTDAQATFDQRSNEPVVSFRLTTGGAQTFGKVTQVNVNRAFAIVLDDKVISAPVIREPILGGSGQISGNFSIQSANDLAILLRAGSLPAKLTIVEERNVGPGLGADSIRAGKIASIIATVAVCAFMVMTYGFLGWLANIAVIVNVIMIFGIMTILGATLSLPGIAGVIITVGTAVDSNVLIYERIREEFRSGRSAIASIDAGFHRALGTILDANVTTLIAAIVLFYLGSGPIRGFAVTHAIGVATTIFTAFTFTRLMVALWVRWRRPTKISL; encoded by the coding sequence ATGCTTCACTTCAGCCGCTGGAAGATGATCGCGATCCTGGCCGTCGTCCTGGTCGGGATCCTGGCAGCCGTCCCCAACCTGTTCTCGAAGGAGACGGTCGATTCCTGGCCGAGCTGGATGCCCAAGCGGCAGCTGGTGCTCGGCCTCGACCTCCAGGGTGGTGCGTATCTCCTCTATGAGGTGGACCGGCAGGACTATGTGCAGCGTCGGCTGCGCACCCTCGTCTCCGAGATCCGCACGGCGATGCTCGAGGATCCGCGCATCGGCTATTCGGGCCTCGGCGTGCAGGGACAGGGTGTGCAACTGCGCATCCGCGACCTGTCGCAGCTCGATCTCGTGCGCCAGCGGCTGGAGCCGCTGCGCAACCCGTTGAGCAATTCGCTGCTCGGCGGCACCGCGGTCAACGAGTTCGACCTTTCGGTCGGTTCGGACGGCCTCGTGCAGATGACCTATTCGCAGGCCGGCCTCACGCAGCGCGTCCGCTCGATCGTCGACCAGTCGATCGAGGTCATCGCGCGGCGTATCGACCAGCTCGGCACCGTCGAGCCGTCGATCCAGCGCCAGGGCGAGGACCGGATCCTCGTCGAGGCGCCCGGCCTCGGCGATCCCGAGCGGCTGAAGAACCTCGTCGGCCAGACGGCGCAGCTCACCTTCCATCTCGTCGACGGATCGTTCCAGACCGGGCAGGCGGAGCCGCAGCGCAAGCCGGGCACGATCGTCCTGCCGGCGCTCGACAGCCCCGGCGTCAACTACATCCTCGAAGAGGCGCCGCTCCTCACCGGCGAGGACCTGACGGACGCGCAGGCGACCTTCGACCAGCGCTCCAACGAGCCTGTCGTGTCGTTCCGCCTCACCACGGGCGGCGCGCAGACCTTCGGCAAGGTGACGCAGGTGAACGTCAACCGCGCCTTCGCCATCGTGCTCGACGACAAGGTCATCTCGGCTCCCGTCATCCGCGAGCCGATCCTCGGCGGCTCGGGCCAGATCAGCGGCAACTTCTCGATCCAGTCGGCCAACGACCTCGCGATCCTGCTGCGCGCCGGCTCGCTGCCGGCGAAGCTGACCATCGTCGAGGAGCGCAATGTCGGCCCCGGCCTCGGCGCCGATTCGATCCGCGCCGGCAAGATCGCCTCGATCATCGCCACCGTCGCGGTCTGCGCCTTCATGGTGATGACCTACGGCTTCCTCGGATGGCTCGCCAACATCGCCGTGATCGTGAACGTCATCATGATCTTCGGCATCATGACGATCCTCGGCGCCACGCTGTCGCTGCCCGGCATCGCGGGCGTCATCATCACCGTCGGCACCGCGGTCGATTCGAACGTGCTCATCTACGAGCGCATCCGTGAGGAATTCCGATCCGGACGATCCGCGATCGCCTCCATCGATGCCGGCTTCCACCGCGCGCTCGGCACCATCCTCGACGCGAACGTCACGACGCTCATCGCCGCGATCGTGCTCTTCTATCTGGGATCCGGACCGATCCGCGGCTTCGCCGTGACGCATGCCATCGGCGTCGCCACGACGATCTTCACCGCCTTCACCTTCACGCGGCTCATGGTCGCGCTGTGGGTGCGCTGGCGTCGTCCCACCAAGATCTCGCTCTGA
- the puuE gene encoding allantoinase PuuE, producing the protein MTTAYPRDLIGYGRTPPDPKWPGGAHVAVQFVVNYEEGGESNILDGDKASEMLLSEIVGAQPWPGQRNLNMESIYEYGSRAGFWRLWRLFSSRGIPVTCYGVTLAMQRNPEAVAAMKEADWEIASHGLRWLEYKDFPEAEERRHIIDAIRIHTEITGSRPLGFYQGKPSDNTLRLLMEEGGFLYTSDSYADDLPYWVAGPHGPHLIIPYTLDTNDMRFATPQGFNSGDQFFTYLKDAFDMLYEEGAAGAPKLLNVGLHCRLVGRPARAQALARFVDYVASKDKVWIPRRIDIAWHWHAHHKPA; encoded by the coding sequence ATGACGACAGCCTATCCGCGCGACCTCATCGGCTACGGCCGCACGCCGCCCGATCCGAAATGGCCCGGCGGCGCGCATGTCGCGGTGCAGTTCGTCGTCAACTACGAGGAAGGCGGCGAGAGCAACATCCTCGACGGCGACAAGGCGTCCGAGATGCTGCTCTCGGAGATCGTCGGCGCGCAGCCCTGGCCGGGCCAGCGCAACCTCAACATGGAATCGATCTACGAATATGGCTCGCGCGCCGGCTTCTGGCGGCTGTGGCGGCTGTTTTCGAGCCGCGGCATCCCCGTCACCTGCTATGGCGTGACGCTCGCGATGCAGCGCAATCCCGAAGCGGTCGCCGCGATGAAGGAAGCGGACTGGGAGATCGCCAGCCACGGCCTCAGATGGCTGGAATACAAGGATTTCCCGGAGGCCGAGGAGCGGCGGCACATTATCGACGCCATCCGCATCCACACGGAGATCACCGGCTCGCGGCCGCTCGGCTTCTACCAGGGCAAACCGTCCGACAACACGTTGCGGCTCCTGATGGAGGAAGGCGGCTTCCTCTACACCTCCGACAGCTATGCCGACGACCTGCCCTATTGGGTGGCGGGGCCGCATGGCCCGCATCTCATCATCCCCTATACGCTCGACACCAACGACATGCGCTTCGCGACGCCGCAGGGGTTCAACTCGGGCGACCAGTTCTTCACCTATCTGAAGGACGCGTTCGACATGCTCTACGAGGAAGGCGCGGCTGGCGCGCCGAAGCTCCTCAATGTCGGCCTCCATTGCCGCCTCGTCGGCCGGCCGGCGCGCGCGCAGGCGCTCGCCCGTTTCGTCGACTATGTCGCCTCCAAGGACAAGGTCTGGATCCCGCGCCGCATCGACATCGCCTGGCACTGGCACGCCCATCACAAGCCGGCGTGA
- the secF gene encoding protein translocase subunit SecF, producing MRHLRLVPDNTAIPFMRMRKFTFPVAAFLSIMSVILFFTVGPNYGIDFLGGTVIEIQTKDAKPDLGKIRGELNGLGIGDVQVQTIGDDNSVLIRIGQQPGGEAAQQEAIAKIKATIGDEAEFRRTEIVGPRVSGELAFNGAIAMIVTFAAIAVYVWFRFEWQFAVGSIISAANVVVMTFGFYVVTQHEFNLTSLAAILTTVGYSLNDTVVVYDRIRETLRKYKKISLGDLIDRAINDMLGRTVITTMTTLIALLSLYIFGGEVIRAFTLAMIFGVIAAIFSSICVAAPVLIYFGLRQDALDEKKKDADAKPQKA from the coding sequence ATGCGCCATCTTCGCCTCGTTCCGGACAACACCGCCATCCCGTTCATGCGGATGCGGAAGTTCACCTTCCCGGTCGCCGCGTTCCTGTCGATCATGTCGGTGATCCTGTTCTTCACCGTCGGCCCCAACTACGGCATCGACTTCCTCGGCGGCACGGTCATCGAGATCCAGACGAAGGATGCCAAGCCCGACCTCGGCAAGATCCGCGGCGAGCTCAACGGTCTCGGCATCGGCGACGTGCAGGTGCAGACGATCGGCGACGACAACTCCGTCCTCATCCGCATCGGCCAGCAGCCGGGCGGCGAGGCGGCGCAGCAGGAGGCGATCGCCAAGATCAAGGCGACGATCGGCGACGAGGCCGAGTTCCGCCGCACCGAGATCGTGGGACCGCGCGTTTCGGGCGAACTCGCCTTCAACGGCGCCATCGCGATGATCGTCACCTTCGCGGCGATCGCGGTCTATGTGTGGTTCCGCTTCGAATGGCAGTTCGCGGTCGGCTCGATCATCTCGGCGGCCAATGTCGTCGTGATGACCTTCGGCTTCTATGTGGTCACGCAGCACGAGTTCAACCTGACCTCGCTCGCCGCCATCCTGACCACGGTCGGCTATTCGCTGAACGACACCGTCGTCGTCTATGACCGAATCCGCGAGACGCTGCGCAAATACAAGAAGATCTCGCTCGGCGACCTCATCGACCGCGCGATCAACGACATGCTGGGCCGTACCGTCATCACCACGATGACGACCCTCATCGCGCTGCTGTCGCTCTACATCTTCGGCGGCGAGGTCATCCGGGCGTTCACGCTCGCCATGATCTTCGGCGTCATCGCGGCGATCTTCTCGTCGATCTGCGTGGCCGCGCCGGTGCTGATCTATTTCGGCCTCCGGCAGGACGCGCTCGACGAGAAGAAGAAGGACGCCGACGCCAAGCCGCAGAAGGCCTGA
- a CDS encoding Mth938-like domain-containing protein produces the protein MAITRRPDAVVPRDQHLPQQVPIDAYGGEAGFRFADMAHPGSILALPSGIHGWPAKTVSEIDAEALAAVFDQRDAIDVLIIGTGADIAAIAPGLRQALREAGIGVEVMATGPAVRTYNILLAEGRPVAAALLAP, from the coding sequence ATGGCAATCACCCGCCGGCCCGACGCGGTCGTCCCGCGCGACCAACACCTGCCGCAGCAGGTGCCGATCGACGCCTATGGCGGCGAGGCTGGGTTTCGCTTCGCCGACATGGCCCATCCGGGCTCGATCCTCGCCCTGCCGAGCGGCATCCATGGCTGGCCGGCGAAGACGGTGTCGGAGATCGACGCCGAGGCACTCGCGGCGGTGTTCGACCAGCGCGACGCCATCGACGTCCTCATCATCGGCACCGGCGCGGACATCGCGGCCATCGCGCCGGGGCTCCGCCAGGCGCTGCGCGAGGCGGGCATCGGCGTCGAGGTCATGGCGACGGGACCGGCGGTCAGGACCTACAATATCCTGCTTGCGGAAGGCCGGCCGGTGGCGGCGGCGCTCCTCGCACCCTAA